The following are encoded in a window of Bdellovibrio svalbardensis genomic DNA:
- a CDS encoding LysR family transcriptional regulator yields the protein MNEPNIHHLKYFSSAAKLGSLAAAAKACNVSQPAISQGIRKLEETLGCELMIHTKNRFKLTDEGKLLVGRAEEIFKTLTSIRSDIDGSLKELSGTVKIATADTLAQSLLPKSLQKLRHKHPLLSAEINFGDVPAILEQVRSGQVDLGIIVDDGRVQGVHKSILHEGVFVCAAGKNQKVSGESASFLATKESPGVDELQKIFKKKFGKPATIAMQVESWEVIAKFCTLGMGVGFLPDLLLKNWDNLRPLDEFKELASKQKYRVLLIHQGDHQLTRQAKAFVDLLL from the coding sequence ATGAATGAACCCAATATCCATCACCTAAAATACTTTAGCTCCGCCGCAAAGCTGGGCAGTTTGGCGGCGGCGGCAAAGGCCTGCAACGTCAGTCAGCCTGCGATCAGCCAGGGAATTCGCAAGTTAGAGGAAACTCTGGGCTGCGAGCTGATGATTCATACCAAAAATCGTTTTAAACTCACCGATGAGGGCAAGCTCCTGGTCGGCCGAGCTGAAGAAATTTTTAAAACTCTGACCAGTATACGCAGCGATATAGACGGCTCTCTGAAGGAACTTTCCGGGACTGTCAAAATCGCCACGGCGGATACATTGGCACAAAGCCTTCTGCCAAAGTCCCTCCAGAAGCTTCGCCACAAACATCCTCTGCTTTCAGCCGAAATCAACTTCGGCGACGTGCCTGCCATCTTAGAACAGGTGCGTTCGGGCCAAGTTGATCTGGGCATTATCGTAGATGATGGAAGAGTTCAAGGCGTTCATAAGTCCATTCTCCACGAAGGAGTATTCGTCTGCGCTGCGGGAAAAAATCAAAAGGTTTCGGGCGAGAGCGCCTCCTTCCTGGCCACCAAAGAAAGCCCCGGTGTTGATGAACTGCAAAAGATCTTTAAAAAGAAATTCGGAAAACCAGCCACAATCGCAATGCAGGTCGAAAGCTGGGAAGTGATCGCGAAGTTCTGCACTTTGGGAATGGGTGTAGGATTTCTGCCTGATCTTCTTTTGAAGAACTGGGACAACCTTCGTCCTCTGGATGAATTTAAAGAATTGGCGTCCAAACAAAAATATCGCGTTCTATTGATTCATCAAGGCGATCATCAACTCACAAGACAAGCAAAAGCTTTTGTTGATCTTCTGCTGTGA
- a CDS encoding YeiH family protein, with translation MQTLEKPLSHHIKASVIPVAGIMCLTPYISSAVALILGIVIAVALGNPYIARTRKLTSTLLSLSVMGLGAGMDLGVVGKVGLAGVGYTVVGISTTLVLGYLIGKLLRTERDTSILISVGTAICGGSAIAAVAPTIRAKHHEISIALGTVFLLNALALFIFPPIGHILNLSETQFGLWSALAIHDTSSVVGSTLQYGPHALEVGTTVKLARALWIVPVTFLFSYLFARGQKSQGAEKPKRPWFILGFLIAAALVTWIPEIRPAGHMVNEVAKKVLVLTLFLIGTNLTKETIRSVGLKPLIQGISLWIVVASATLGAILIGWIH, from the coding sequence ATGCAAACTCTTGAAAAACCACTTTCTCATCATATTAAGGCCTCCGTGATTCCTGTTGCGGGGATTATGTGTTTGACGCCCTATATTTCCTCAGCGGTTGCATTGATTTTGGGAATTGTCATTGCCGTTGCCTTGGGGAATCCCTATATCGCGCGCACCCGAAAACTAACCTCAACTTTGCTAAGTCTTTCAGTCATGGGACTTGGTGCAGGGATGGACTTGGGAGTGGTTGGTAAAGTTGGTTTGGCTGGGGTGGGATACACTGTCGTGGGAATTTCGACCACCTTAGTTTTGGGATACCTTATTGGTAAACTTTTACGAACAGAGCGCGACACCTCTATTTTGATTTCTGTTGGTACAGCCATTTGCGGGGGCAGTGCCATTGCGGCTGTGGCACCAACAATTCGCGCTAAACATCATGAAATCTCAATTGCTCTGGGAACAGTATTTTTGCTGAATGCACTGGCCTTATTTATTTTTCCACCGATTGGTCATATTTTGAATTTGAGTGAGACTCAATTTGGTTTGTGGAGTGCCTTGGCCATTCATGACACCAGCTCTGTGGTGGGATCGACCTTGCAGTATGGCCCTCATGCTTTGGAAGTGGGGACCACAGTAAAGCTGGCTCGCGCATTATGGATTGTTCCCGTTACATTTTTATTTAGCTACTTGTTCGCTCGAGGTCAGAAGAGCCAAGGAGCTGAAAAACCAAAACGTCCGTGGTTTATTTTAGGTTTCTTGATAGCGGCCGCTCTGGTTACGTGGATTCCTGAAATTCGCCCAGCCGGTCATATGGTGAATGAAGTTGCTAAAAAGGTTTTGGTGTTGACGTTGTTTTTAATCGGCACCAATTTGACCAAAGAAACAATTCGCAGTGTTGGCTTAAAGCCTTTGATCCAAGGCATTTCTTTATGGATAGTTGTCGCCAGCGCGACTTTGGGAGCCATCCTGATAGGTTGGATTCATTAA
- a CDS encoding efflux RND transporter permease subunit — translation MINKIIHFSVYNRALVLLFTVMVAIAGVYSFQHLPIDAVPDITNNQVQINTTIEGLAPEEIERSITYPIESSMRGIAGVLQVRSITRFGLSQVTVVFKDAVDVYRARQMVTERLQGVLAELPKGAEAKLGPISTGLGEIFQYTLDYEKPATDSQERLKQLMEVKALQDWFIKPRLLTVEGVAEINTTGGYEKQYHVQPDIKKMASYGIHFEEIVTALEKVNRNVGGGYIAQTAEQFLVQGVGLFKTAKDIEKVPVKQLDSFRVIRVGDIAKVRLGKELRTGAATYNGQETVLGTVMMLLGENSRTVATRVKDKVDEVRKTLPAGMEMTTVYNRSDLVDSTLGTVEHNLILGATLVIVILFLLIGNIRAAVITAITIPLSLLATFLVMKPLGLSGNLMSLGALDFGIIVDGTVILIDNCVRYVHERSKALGRKLSPEEVQAAVYEAAVEVRVAAGFGELIVVVVFLPIFALTGVEGKMFTPMAATFAIAVASALILSFTTAPALASLILKGNAEDKEPQVMQWIRKVYTPLFNLTFRHRLATLVMAGSAVIVGAVLFASRGAEFLPQLSEGSFAFHMIRPVNLSLDQSIAFQLKADQIVKDFPEVDKVFSRIGTSEVATDPMGVNISDTYIMLKERSDWPKSNEGQRHSYETLVNALVARLEKELPGQNYLASQPIQMRFNELLEGTRADVSVKIFGPDLQVNMDLAKKVQEIVAKVPGAGDVEVDLAGTSPVLRVKPKEEAIRKYGANESDVMSTISIALGGQESGFLYENERKFPIVVRLSDEERSDLSTIRNLPVGLGTNTTTPLANLATSEFSETFSSINREDSNRRSAVLINLRGRDTESFVNEAQKVVEQEIKLPQGYYMQWGGNFKNLQEARSRLMVLTPIALVLVLLMIYAAFRSIGQTMLIFACIPFALVGGVLGLIANGLPFSISAGVGFIALSGIAVLNGVVLVNYFNQLKTQGLTGKELVLKGTLVRLRPVLMTALVAIFGFLPMMLSTGIGAEVQRPLASVVIGGIVSSTILTLIVLPTLYSIFENKFKGRVAH, via the coding sequence ATGATTAACAAAATAATACATTTTTCAGTCTATAATCGAGCCCTGGTTCTGCTTTTTACCGTGATGGTCGCAATTGCAGGCGTTTATTCATTCCAGCATTTGCCCATTGATGCAGTTCCAGATATTACCAACAACCAAGTTCAAATCAATACGACGATCGAGGGTCTGGCGCCGGAAGAGATCGAGAGATCCATAACCTATCCGATCGAATCCTCCATGCGAGGCATCGCTGGGGTTTTGCAAGTAAGATCAATCACTCGCTTTGGTTTGTCACAGGTGACAGTGGTCTTTAAAGATGCCGTAGATGTTTATCGCGCAAGGCAGATGGTCACAGAACGTCTGCAAGGAGTTTTAGCCGAACTGCCCAAAGGGGCCGAGGCCAAATTAGGACCGATCTCTACAGGACTGGGTGAGATCTTCCAGTACACGTTGGATTATGAAAAGCCTGCTACGGACTCTCAAGAACGTTTAAAGCAATTGATGGAAGTCAAAGCGTTGCAGGATTGGTTCATCAAACCGCGTTTGTTAACCGTGGAGGGAGTGGCTGAGATTAACACCACAGGGGGCTATGAGAAGCAATATCATGTTCAACCTGACATTAAAAAAATGGCGTCTTATGGGATTCATTTCGAAGAAATTGTCACAGCGCTGGAAAAAGTAAATCGCAATGTTGGTGGTGGATATATTGCACAAACCGCAGAGCAGTTTCTTGTTCAAGGTGTGGGGCTTTTCAAGACAGCAAAGGACATTGAGAAAGTTCCAGTTAAGCAGTTGGATTCATTCCGTGTCATTCGAGTCGGTGATATAGCCAAGGTCAGATTGGGCAAGGAGCTTCGAACCGGAGCCGCAACATACAACGGACAAGAGACCGTGTTGGGCACCGTGATGATGTTGTTAGGGGAGAACAGTCGAACTGTTGCAACCCGAGTTAAAGACAAAGTCGATGAGGTTAGAAAGACACTTCCTGCCGGGATGGAGATGACGACGGTCTACAACCGTTCGGACCTGGTTGATTCAACCTTGGGAACTGTCGAACACAATTTGATTTTGGGTGCGACTCTGGTCATCGTGATTTTGTTTCTGCTCATTGGCAATATTCGCGCGGCCGTCATTACTGCGATCACTATTCCGCTGTCTCTTTTGGCAACCTTTCTGGTGATGAAGCCACTGGGGTTGTCGGGAAATCTTATGAGTCTTGGTGCTTTGGATTTTGGGATCATTGTCGATGGCACCGTGATCTTAATCGACAATTGTGTGCGCTATGTGCATGAAAGAAGCAAGGCCCTGGGAAGAAAGTTGAGCCCGGAAGAAGTGCAAGCGGCGGTTTATGAAGCCGCTGTCGAAGTTCGTGTTGCGGCGGGATTTGGTGAGTTGATTGTTGTCGTGGTTTTCCTTCCAATCTTTGCCTTGACTGGCGTTGAAGGGAAAATGTTTACACCGATGGCTGCGACCTTTGCCATTGCCGTGGCTTCGGCTTTGATTTTGTCGTTTACGACAGCTCCGGCTTTGGCATCTCTCATTTTAAAGGGCAACGCTGAAGATAAAGAACCTCAAGTCATGCAGTGGATACGCAAGGTCTACACTCCGTTGTTCAATCTGACCTTTAGGCACCGTTTGGCGACTCTGGTGATGGCCGGCTCTGCCGTTATCGTCGGGGCCGTTCTATTTGCGAGCCGAGGAGCTGAGTTTTTGCCACAACTGAGTGAAGGATCGTTTGCGTTTCATATGATTCGCCCTGTGAATCTGAGCCTGGATCAATCGATCGCTTTCCAGTTGAAGGCCGATCAAATTGTGAAAGACTTCCCTGAGGTGGATAAGGTTTTCTCTCGCATAGGAACAAGCGAGGTCGCAACGGATCCGATGGGTGTGAATATATCTGACACCTACATCATGCTGAAAGAGCGGTCGGACTGGCCGAAGTCGAATGAAGGTCAAAGACACAGCTATGAAACCTTGGTGAATGCTTTGGTAGCTCGTCTTGAAAAGGAACTTCCTGGACAAAACTATTTGGCCTCTCAGCCTATTCAAATGCGCTTCAATGAGCTTTTGGAAGGAACCAGAGCGGACGTTTCGGTGAAAATCTTTGGGCCGGATTTGCAAGTGAATATGGATCTGGCCAAGAAAGTTCAAGAAATCGTGGCGAAGGTACCTGGCGCGGGAGACGTCGAAGTCGATCTTGCTGGCACGAGCCCAGTTTTGCGAGTTAAGCCCAAGGAAGAGGCGATTAGAAAGTATGGCGCGAATGAGTCGGATGTGATGAGCACTATCTCAATCGCCTTGGGAGGTCAGGAAAGTGGCTTTCTTTATGAGAATGAAAGAAAGTTTCCAATAGTGGTCCGCCTGAGTGATGAAGAACGTTCTGACTTAAGCACAATCAGAAATCTTCCAGTCGGATTGGGAACTAATACGACCACGCCGCTTGCGAACTTGGCGACCTCTGAATTTTCAGAAACTTTTAGCTCGATCAATCGAGAGGATTCAAACAGAAGATCGGCCGTGTTAATCAATTTACGTGGCCGGGACACTGAAAGCTTTGTGAATGAAGCGCAGAAAGTGGTTGAGCAAGAAATCAAATTGCCACAAGGGTACTACATGCAATGGGGTGGGAACTTCAAAAATCTTCAGGAGGCGAGAAGCCGATTGATGGTGTTAACGCCTATTGCGTTGGTGCTTGTGCTCTTGATGATTTACGCTGCCTTTAGAAGTATTGGTCAAACTATGCTGATCTTCGCTTGCATCCCTTTCGCCCTGGTGGGCGGTGTTCTGGGACTGATCGCGAATGGTTTGCCGTTTAGTATCTCTGCCGGTGTGGGCTTTATTGCCTTGTCTGGAATTGCCGTACTGAACGGCGTGGTCTTGGTGAATTACTTCAATCAATTGAAGACGCAAGGATTGACTGGAAAAGAGTTGGTGCTGAAGGGGACGCTGGTGCGCTTGCGACCTGTGCTCATGACAGCCTTGGTGGCGATCTTTGGCTTCTTGCCAATGATGCTATCCACGGGAATCGGAGCTGAAGTGCAAAGGCCTCTGGCTTCGGTGGTTATCGGAGGGATTGTTTCTTCGACGATTCTTACGCTGATTGTTCTGCCGACCTTGTACTCAATTTTTGAGAATAAATTCAAAGGCCGAGTGGCTCATTAG
- a CDS encoding TolC family protein: MSLKAKVIPMILMASSAWAEGAESCGVLSNLKQVISCAESRSPEVIKAQLEVKQKQASVEAAGQLLNPELSADALSGTVQSETRSETNLSLLFPVELGGKRRARKDVASGAASRAELELFNATAEVRKNVLLKVLRLRQIDSELDLVNESAEAFGKLVKQYEGRPALSPEQEVTLTVFRIAKDDYSFKRMEYDEELSQLASFFRISTGQDLGAIRKVMPARMPNLMINLTKTPAENSDLRNSPLLLTYDADIKVARAELDRAQGDAWPTLNVGPAAKFSKEAGQDIQQWGLSLSMPLPVLSLNQGEKAAANATVRSSQTRRELAEQELRERRAFLVEIYKKSAKALQETSNAHVLENKHKKVESMFVKGLVPSSLVIEVHRSLVEFEKTRNLRELKAVEAIFDIQIIDGANVELGL; this comes from the coding sequence ATGTCTTTAAAGGCAAAAGTGATACCTATGATTTTAATGGCGTCTTCTGCTTGGGCAGAAGGGGCGGAATCATGTGGTGTCTTGTCGAATCTTAAACAAGTGATTTCCTGTGCAGAGAGTCGCTCTCCTGAAGTGATCAAAGCACAGTTGGAAGTGAAACAAAAGCAGGCTTCCGTTGAGGCCGCCGGTCAGTTGTTAAATCCTGAACTTTCTGCGGATGCGCTGTCTGGAACTGTTCAGTCTGAAACTCGATCCGAAACAAATCTTTCCTTACTTTTCCCGGTTGAATTAGGGGGGAAGAGGCGCGCCAGAAAAGATGTGGCCTCCGGAGCGGCTTCCCGTGCTGAGCTGGAACTTTTTAATGCCACAGCGGAAGTAAGAAAAAATGTATTATTAAAAGTTCTTCGACTTCGGCAAATTGACAGCGAATTGGATCTGGTCAACGAGTCCGCCGAGGCCTTTGGCAAGTTGGTCAAACAGTATGAAGGGCGTCCTGCGCTCAGCCCGGAGCAAGAGGTGACGCTGACGGTATTCCGTATTGCTAAAGATGACTATAGTTTTAAGCGCATGGAATATGATGAGGAGCTTTCTCAGCTGGCATCCTTCTTCAGGATTTCGACGGGTCAGGATCTCGGAGCGATACGAAAAGTTATGCCGGCACGTATGCCTAATCTGATGATTAACTTGACGAAAACACCTGCCGAAAATAGCGATCTCAGGAATTCGCCTCTGTTGCTAACTTATGATGCTGACATAAAGGTCGCCCGTGCGGAATTAGATCGGGCACAGGGTGATGCCTGGCCGACTTTAAATGTGGGGCCGGCCGCGAAATTCTCCAAGGAAGCAGGGCAAGACATTCAGCAATGGGGTTTGAGCTTAAGTATGCCATTGCCTGTATTGAGTCTTAATCAAGGAGAGAAAGCCGCAGCAAATGCCACGGTTCGTTCTTCGCAAACTCGCCGCGAACTTGCGGAGCAAGAGCTGAGAGAACGTCGCGCATTTTTGGTCGAGATTTACAAAAAGTCAGCGAAGGCTTTGCAGGAAACCTCTAATGCACATGTCTTGGAAAACAAGCACAAAAAAGTTGAGAGTATGTTTGTCAAAGGATTGGTTCCCAGCTCTTTGGTGATTGAGGTCCATCGTTCTTTGGTGGAGTTCGAGAAAACCCGAAATCTGAGAGAACTCAAAGCGGTTGAAGCTATTTTTGATATTCAAATAATCGATGGCGCGAATGTGGAGTTGGGCTTATGA
- a CDS encoding Nramp family divalent metal transporter: MSDFKGSISIPKDGTPWAKFFRFLGPGLLVSVGYMDPGNWATDIEAGSRFGYLLLSIVLFSSLGAIALQYLSLKLGIASGMDLALASRMQFGKKTNLFQWFLAEIAIIATDIAEVLGSALAFKLLFGCSLLTGVAITCLDTFIVLAFAGKGFRKIEAIILGLVATIGICYLVELLLLDLHMPSVLAGYIPSLSLAHDPHSWYLAIGIVGATIMPHNLYLHSAIVQTRKIGVSEVEKRQAIRFSTIDTVVSLSLAFLVNSAILILAASAFHGTGRNEVADIQDAHRLLEPIMGSWLAPLLFAIALLASGQSSTFTGTIAGQVILEGYLNLQLPSWKIRLITRSLALIPAFIGVAWLGDDSTGKLLVITQVILGLQLPFAVYPLVKFTSDKKLMGSFANRRPLKLLTWGLFAVISTANIWLIVQIFN, translated from the coding sequence ATGTCCGACTTCAAAGGAAGCATCAGCATTCCAAAGGATGGCACCCCCTGGGCGAAGTTTTTCAGATTTTTAGGGCCGGGACTTCTTGTCTCGGTCGGCTATATGGATCCCGGTAATTGGGCCACCGACATCGAAGCCGGTTCTCGCTTTGGATATCTTCTTCTTTCTATTGTTTTATTTTCCAGCCTGGGTGCCATCGCACTTCAGTATCTCAGTTTGAAATTAGGAATTGCTTCGGGGATGGACCTTGCCTTGGCTTCACGCATGCAATTCGGCAAAAAAACAAATCTCTTTCAATGGTTTCTGGCAGAGATCGCCATTATCGCCACCGATATCGCCGAAGTCCTTGGCAGCGCCTTGGCATTCAAACTTCTCTTCGGTTGTTCCCTGCTCACAGGAGTTGCGATCACCTGTTTAGATACCTTTATTGTGCTGGCCTTTGCAGGAAAAGGCTTTCGAAAAATCGAAGCTATTATTCTTGGCTTAGTGGCTACGATCGGGATTTGCTATTTAGTGGAGCTTCTGCTTTTAGATCTCCATATGCCATCAGTCTTAGCAGGCTACATTCCATCGCTAAGCCTCGCTCACGATCCTCATAGTTGGTATCTGGCGATTGGCATCGTCGGTGCCACCATAATGCCCCACAATCTTTATCTACACTCTGCAATCGTACAGACTCGAAAGATCGGCGTAAGCGAAGTGGAAAAACGTCAGGCGATTCGCTTCTCAACCATCGACACCGTCGTCTCTTTAAGCCTGGCCTTCTTGGTAAACTCCGCCATTTTAATTCTAGCTGCTTCCGCATTTCATGGAACGGGAAGGAACGAAGTTGCTGACATTCAAGATGCTCATCGCTTGCTGGAGCCCATCATGGGCAGCTGGCTCGCCCCCTTGCTTTTTGCTATCGCTCTTTTAGCTTCAGGGCAAAGTTCCACTTTCACGGGCACCATCGCGGGACAGGTCATCTTGGAAGGTTATTTGAACCTGCAGCTTCCCAGCTGGAAAATTCGTTTGATAACCAGAAGTCTGGCTTTGATTCCAGCTTTTATTGGTGTGGCGTGGCTTGGGGATGATTCCACCGGAAAATTATTAGTCATCACTCAGGTCATTTTAGGTCTGCAACTGCCCTTTGCCGTATATCCCCTGGTGAAGTTCACCAGCGATAAGAAACTGATGGGCAGCTTTGCGAATCGTCGACCTTTGAAGCTTCTCACCTGGGGGCTGTTCGCAGTCATCAGCACCGCGAACATTTGGCTGATCGTGCAGATATTCAATTAA
- a CDS encoding transporter substrate-binding domain-containing protein, translated as MKTILSKILFFCLLTANPLHAKALCNRVYSVGTNTDAVSKDKAGANLISIEIFNELKKRLDCVYNERVISFSRAAEDLRNNRIDIFAFSFTNESWSKFATSIPIYSVNRLLLVQNKFYKPGAKVADYLKDSKVNFAMLSGGSFFSSSVEIAALQKAHRATFVAFPDGVMDLLSKGKVQAAFTSPIFLRRYAIQYKIKEKTMVVADDSKRLELAIFFSKKRMKPLELKMFEKVIQDMKTDGTLKKIILKYVPEEDFNSYYHF; from the coding sequence ATGAAGACCATCCTGTCAAAAATCCTATTCTTCTGTCTTTTAACTGCCAACCCACTCCATGCAAAGGCCCTTTGCAATCGAGTCTACAGCGTAGGCACGAATACGGATGCTGTTTCAAAAGACAAGGCCGGTGCAAATCTTATTTCCATTGAGATCTTCAACGAACTTAAAAAACGACTTGATTGCGTCTACAATGAAAGAGTTATTTCATTCTCCAGAGCCGCTGAAGATTTGCGGAATAATCGCATAGATATATTTGCTTTTTCTTTTACGAACGAATCCTGGAGCAAATTTGCCACCTCTATCCCCATATATTCAGTGAATCGTCTTTTATTGGTTCAAAATAAATTTTACAAACCCGGCGCCAAAGTTGCAGACTACCTCAAAGACTCCAAGGTCAATTTTGCCATGCTTTCGGGAGGCAGCTTCTTTTCAAGTTCCGTGGAAATAGCCGCCCTTCAAAAGGCCCATCGAGCCACCTTTGTCGCCTTCCCAGATGGTGTTATGGATCTCCTTTCGAAAGGCAAAGTACAAGCCGCATTCACCTCACCAATCTTCCTACGTCGATATGCAATTCAATATAAAATCAAAGAAAAGACGATGGTAGTTGCTGATGACAGTAAACGCCTGGAACTCGCTATCTTCTTTTCCAAGAAAAGAATGAAGCCCCTTGAACTCAAAATGTTTGAGAAGGTTATCCAAGATATGAAAACAGATGGGACTCTCAAGAAAATCATACTGAAATACGTTCCGGAAGAAGACTTCAATAGTTACTATCACTTCTAG
- a CDS encoding CBS domain-containing protein codes for MRVKEVMRPRAEVIHFDHTVAEAAKMMLKGDYGCIPVERADKMVGMLTDRDIVVRVVAKGLDPAKTTVEECMSEGINYCFDDDDIAVVGQTMISKKIRRMPVINRSKRLVGMLSLGDIANRAQNRNLSHDILSHVSH; via the coding sequence ATGCGTGTCAAAGAAGTCATGAGACCTCGAGCTGAAGTTATTCATTTTGATCACACAGTTGCTGAGGCAGCAAAGATGATGCTCAAGGGGGATTACGGCTGCATCCCCGTGGAGCGAGCCGATAAAATGGTCGGAATGCTGACCGACCGAGATATTGTCGTTCGAGTGGTTGCGAAGGGGTTAGACCCGGCTAAGACGACTGTCGAAGAGTGCATGAGCGAGGGTATCAATTACTGTTTCGATGACGATGATATTGCCGTTGTTGGTCAAACGATGATTTCGAAAAAAATACGCCGCATGCCAGTCATTAACAGAAGTAAGAGATTGGTCGGGATGCTGAGCTTGGGGGATATTGCAAACCGAGCTCAAAACAGGAACTTAAGTCACGATATTCTTTCTCACGTGTCTCATTAA
- a CDS encoding YajG family lipoprotein has translation MKKVSSLLLPITASFILAACASNPNKAEKLNTEIQKTDDMGGGTVIGLNEKDEMVMQKKIRLADYVRQLQFEVYGLEDTIYGGDESGNRGLWGVLEECQTKENSAEMGGEGTYVKMPEKARLTDREDQFQKIGLDEKKNLVAVSTDYLRDRIRRFENYKATYKKRKDWYETQVKICNANLERKTYNAKQAKLDLSKYPPITNTTSELDRYVCRYVRQGAKMNDLVKTALSKQWIMKEDFDQDMPVNSLKVVDSNQAERPNVLRLGGWALAFDKGAKLSEIEDNTTNPSLKSWMNDSADIVPGGKNCLRRGSNLWNN, from the coding sequence ATGAAGAAAGTTAGTTCTCTCCTTCTTCCAATTACAGCATCATTTATTCTTGCTGCATGCGCATCGAATCCCAATAAAGCTGAAAAGCTGAATACTGAGATTCAAAAAACAGATGATATGGGTGGCGGGACCGTTATTGGTTTGAACGAAAAAGACGAAATGGTCATGCAAAAGAAAATACGCCTTGCTGACTATGTTCGCCAACTTCAATTCGAAGTCTATGGCCTTGAAGATACCATTTATGGCGGGGATGAATCCGGCAATCGAGGTCTTTGGGGTGTTCTGGAAGAATGCCAGACAAAAGAGAACTCTGCAGAGATGGGCGGCGAAGGCACCTACGTGAAGATGCCGGAAAAAGCGCGCCTTACCGATCGCGAAGATCAATTCCAGAAAATCGGTCTGGATGAAAAGAAAAATCTTGTCGCAGTTTCGACTGACTATTTGAGAGACCGTATTCGCCGCTTTGAAAACTATAAGGCCACCTATAAAAAGCGTAAAGACTGGTACGAGACTCAAGTTAAGATCTGCAACGCCAATTTAGAGCGTAAAACCTATAATGCAAAACAGGCGAAACTTGATCTTAGCAAGTACCCGCCAATTACCAATACAACATCCGAACTCGATCGGTATGTATGCCGTTACGTCAGACAAGGGGCAAAGATGAATGATCTGGTAAAGACCGCTTTGTCCAAGCAATGGATCATGAAAGAAGACTTTGACCAGGATATGCCGGTGAATTCATTAAAGGTCGTCGATTCCAATCAAGCAGAACGCCCCAATGTTTTGCGTCTTGGTGGCTGGGCTTTGGCTTTTGACAAAGGAGCGAAATTATCCGAGATCGAAGACAACACCACAAATCCTTCTTTGAAGTCTTGGATGAATGACTCCGCCGATATCGTGCCTGGCGGAAAAAACTGTCTGCGCAGAGGCAGCAATCTTTGGAACAACTAA
- the chrA gene encoding chromate efflux transporter translates to MKLLEIFLIFLRLGLTSFGGPIAHLGYFHNEFVNRRKWIHEEAYAELVAICQFLPGPASSQVGMAIGLNRAGLLGAIVAWIGFTLPSAILLVLFAFGISHFSGSLDSGWLHSLKVIAVAVVAQAIWAMGTKLCPDKERLGIALLACAATSAFPSAWIQLITLAVAGILAAFFFKKSTALPHTPMPAVLSKKVGATLLTLFFSLLVLLPMAAKFSQAQGLKLFESFYRAGSLVFGGGHVVLPLLQSEVVPTGWVSDSAFMAGYGAAQAIPGPLFSFSAYLGAISNVPPNGWLGALICLLAAFLPAFLLILGTLPFWEQLRKIEKMRLAMLGINAAVVGLLLSAFIHPVWSSGILNLKDFLLALSAFLLLTLAKAPSWLVVLLGVLAGLVIPGY, encoded by the coding sequence ATGAAGCTATTAGAAATCTTTCTTATCTTTTTGCGCTTAGGCCTGACCTCTTTTGGAGGACCGATTGCTCATCTGGGATATTTTCACAATGAGTTTGTAAATCGCCGCAAATGGATTCACGAAGAAGCCTATGCCGAGCTGGTAGCTATTTGCCAATTCCTTCCCGGTCCCGCAAGCAGCCAAGTCGGCATGGCGATTGGCTTGAACAGAGCTGGCTTGCTCGGAGCCATCGTCGCGTGGATTGGTTTCACCCTGCCCTCTGCCATTTTGCTGGTGCTCTTTGCTTTTGGTATTTCTCATTTTTCGGGGAGTCTTGATTCCGGATGGCTTCATTCCCTAAAGGTGATCGCTGTCGCCGTGGTTGCCCAAGCGATTTGGGCCATGGGCACAAAACTTTGTCCTGACAAAGAACGCCTGGGTATCGCCTTGCTTGCCTGCGCAGCCACCAGTGCGTTTCCATCAGCTTGGATACAACTGATCACTCTGGCCGTCGCCGGAATTCTTGCTGCATTTTTCTTTAAAAAATCGACAGCACTTCCTCACACTCCCATGCCAGCAGTCCTTTCCAAGAAAGTGGGCGCCACTCTTTTGACTTTGTTTTTTTCACTCTTGGTGTTGTTGCCAATGGCTGCGAAGTTCAGCCAAGCTCAAGGTCTTAAGTTATTTGAGAGCTTTTATCGAGCCGGATCTTTAGTTTTCGGTGGGGGCCATGTTGTCCTTCCGCTGCTACAGTCTGAAGTGGTGCCAACAGGTTGGGTTTCAGACAGCGCCTTTATGGCGGGATACGGAGCGGCTCAGGCAATTCCCGGCCCGCTCTTCTCATTCTCTGCCTATCTTGGAGCGATTTCGAATGTTCCACCGAATGGCTGGCTGGGAGCTTTGATTTGTTTGCTTGCGGCATTCCTGCCGGCATTTCTGCTAATCTTGGGCACTCTCCCCTTCTGGGAACAACTTCGCAAAATTGAAAAAATGCGCCTTGCCATGTTGGGTATCAATGCTGCTGTCGTAGGCCTTCTTCTTTCTGCTTTCATTCATCCCGTGTGGAGTAGTGGAATACTAAACCTCAAGGACTTTCTTTTAGCCCTATCTGCCTTCCTTTTGCTGACCTTGGCAAAAGCCCCTTCATGGCTGGTCGTTCTGCTGGGGGTTCTTGCAGGATTGGTTATTCCTGGATATTAG